The sequence TTATTGTCGTAGTGGTGATGGCGGGACGATATGCTGACGTTAACCGGGTCATTTTAGCGGGGGTTGCGATTTCCTCATTGGCGGGTGCTGCAATGGCACTGCTGTTGTATTTAGCTCCCAATCCATTTGCTTTTCAGGAATGGAGTCAGTGGACTTTAGGAAGCCTGGCAAACAGAGGCTGGTCACACGTTATGTTGATGCTGCCACTTGCCTTTGCCGGCGCAGTGTTGGTGTTGACTCAAACGCGTTTCTTAACCGCACTCACTTTTTCCGAAGAAACCGTTGTCAGTATGGGGTATAGCTACCCGACAAGACGCAATCTGGTATTGATTGCTGTGGCATTACTGACAGGAAGTAGCGTCGTTAGCGTTGGTATTATTGGTTTTGTGGGCTTGCTTGCACCCCATGTGGTAAGGCTCTTGGGACTTGGCCACCCCAAACAAGTTTTGTTTATGAGCGCGTTAACCGGGGCCTTCCTGGTGTTATCAATTGATATTTTTGTGCGCCTAATTAGTGTAGGACGAGAGTTACCGCTGGGGGTAGTTGCTGCGGTTATTGGGGCGCCCTTACTCATTTTTCTGTTGGTAAGGCAGAAAGCGCGGCATGCGATAGGATAAATACAGTGCTAACCATAGATAATGTGAGCTTGAAAGGCATTAATCGACCAAGGCTGAGCAATGTCGGGTTGTCTCTTGATAGCGGCAAATTAATCGGTCTGATAGGCCCCAATGGCGCTGGTAAAAGCTCGCTGTTAAAAGCAATAGCCGGGGTTGAAGCGGCCTCGGGGGCGCTTTTATGGAATAGACAATCGCTGTCAGCCATGAATGATAATGAAAGGGCAAATACGTTGTCGTATATGGCTCAAGACGATACTCCACAGTGGGATCTGACCATAGAAGAGATTATCGACATTGGCCTTTTAAAGAAGCGACTTCCTAGCTCAGAGCGACAGCGGCGTATTGAAAAAACGAGTGAAACGCTTAATCTTTCTGAATTTACTGGTCACTCGATTCAACGACTATCGCGAGGTGAGTTACAGCGGGTTTTGCTGGCCAGAGCACTTGTTTCTGAGCCCGAGCTGTTACTTTGTGATGAGCCAACTAATGCTCTGGATATCTACCATCAACTTAATGTGTTGCAGCTACTTAAAAAACAAAGCGAGAAGGGGCGGTTAGTAATGATGGCCATTCACGATATCCCACAGGCGGCTGAATATTGTGATGAATTAGTCTTGCTGGATAAAGGCAGGCTAGTTTGCAATGGACAACCCTTTGAGGTGTTAACCAAAGAGAATTTGGCGGCCACTTTTGGGATCCATGCGGACTGGATTTGCAATAAAAGGGGCGTAGCCTGGCAGCCTCGCCCCTTATAACGGTTATTAGCCAATAGGCTTATATTTAATACGGTGCGGCTCCATTGCCTGTTCACCGAATTTGTCCTTCATATAAGCTTCGTAATCGCTGTAGTTACCTTCGTAGAAGACCACTTCGCCTTCGTCACGGTAATCCAGAATATGCGTGGCAATGCGGTCAAGGAACCAACGGTCGTGCGAGATAACCATCACAGAGCCCGGGAACTCAAGAATAGCTTCTTCAAGTGCTCGCAGGGTTTCAACGTCTAAGTCGTTGGTTGGCTCATCGAGAAGCAGCACGTTACCGCCAGCCTTTAATAGCTTCGCTAAGTGCACTCGGTTACGTTCACCACCCGATAATTCGCCAATGCGTTTTTGCTGATCGGTACCGCGGAAGTTAAAACGACCCACATAGGCACGGCCATTCACTTCAAAGTTACCAATCTTCAGGATGTCGTTACCGTCAGTAATTTCTTCAAAGACGGTTTTTTTGTCATCCATGTTGTCACGGAACTGATCAACACTGGCCAATTGTACGGTTTCACCCAATTCGATAGAGCCGCTGTCCGGCTTTTCTTCGCCGCTTATCATGCGGAATAAGGTGGATTTACCCGCACCGTTAGGACCAATAATACCGACAATAGCCCCTTTAGGAACACTGAAGCTTAGGTTGTCGATAAGCTGGCGCTTTTCGTAAGATTTGCTAATACCATTAACTTCAATAACCTTGTCACCCAGACGAGGGCCTGGCGGAATAAACAACTCGTTGGTTTCGTTACGTTTCTGATAGTCGCCACTTTGCAGTTCTTCAAAGCGGTTAAGGCGCGCCTTGCTTTTCGCCTGGCGTCCTTTCGGGTTAGTGCGTACCCACTCAAGTTCTTGTTTAATCGTGCGCTGGCGAGCTTTCTCAGCACGTTCTTCCTGCTCCAGGCGTTTTTCTTTCTGTTCCAGCCAGGAAGAGTAGTTACCTTCCCATGGAATACCATAGCCACGGTCAAGTTCAAGGATCCAACCTGCAACGTTATCGAGGAAGTAACGGTCGTGGGTAATGGCAACCACGGTCCCCGTGTAATCGTGCAAGAAACGCTCTAGCCAAGCAACCGACTCTGCATCAAGGTGGTTGGTAGGCTCGTCTAACAGCAGCATGTCCGGCTTAGATAACAGTAAACGACAAATAGCCACACGGCGTCGCTCACCACCCGACAGGTTGCCGATTTTGGCGTCCCATTCAGGAAGGCGTAAAGCATCTGCTGCGCGTTCCAGAATATTTTCAATGTTGTGACCGTCTTTGGCTTGCAACAGTGCTTCCAGTTCGCCTTGTTCTTTCGACAGCGCGTCGAAATCAGCATTCTCATCAGCGTAGGCCGCGTAAATTTCATCGAGGCGACCCAGCGCTTCTTTTACGTCTGTAACAGCCTCTTCAACCGTTTCTTTGACCGTTTTGCTTTCATCGAGCTCAGGCTCCTGTGGCAGGTAACCAATTTGAGTCCCTGATAATGCGCGAGCTTCACCTTCATACTCTGTATCAACACCCGCCATAATGCGGAGCAGGGTCGACTTACCGGCACCGTTAACACCCAGAACACCAATTTTGGCCCCTGGAAAAAACGACAGAGAAATATCTTTTAAGATGGTTTTCTTAGGTGGCACTACTTTGCTCACCTGAGACATTGAATAGATATATTGCGCCATAGCGACGTAAAATCCTTCCTATCAACAAAAAAGTTACTGCATAGTTTACTGTTATTTACGAACATCCCCAAACTTTGTTGTGCTGAACTAGGCACTCATTTGTGTTTTAAGGTAAAATACCCGACAAATTAAGACCATTTAATGATTTGGAGAGCTGTAATGCTGAAATCTGAGATGAACATTGCCGACTTTGATGCGGACTTATGGCAAGCGATGCAAGGCGAAGTTGAGCGTCAGGAACAACACATAGAGCTGATTGCGTCAGAAAACTACACCAGTCCGCGAGTCATGCAGGCGCAAGGTTCTCAGTTAACCAACAAGTACGCAGAAGGCTATCCACATAAGCGTTATTATGGTGGCTGTGAGTTTGTCGATAAGGTTGAAGACTTAGCCATTGAGCGTGCCAAAGAGTTATTCGGTGCAAAATATGCAAACGTACAGCCACATTCTGGTTCGCAAGCAAATACGGCTGCATTTATGGCGCTGATGGAAGCCGGAGACACTTTCCTTGGTATGAGTTTGGCGCACGGTGGTCACTTAACTCACGGTTCCGGAGTTAACTTCTCAGGAAAGCTTTATAACGCCGTTTCGTATGGCCTGGACGAATCCACTGGTGAAATTGACTATGCCGAAGTTGAAAAACTGGCGCTGGAACACAAACCGAAAGTGATCGTTGCGGGCTTCTCAGCCTATTCTGGTATCGTTGACTGGAAAAAATTCCGTGAAATTGCGGATAAAGTTGATGCTTATTTAATGGTCGATATGGCGCACGTAGCGGGTTTGATTGCTGCAGGTGAATACCCGAACCCAGTGCCTTACGCACACGTTGTTACTACGACTACGCATAAAACGCTGGCGGGCCCACGTGGTGGTTTGATTATTTCCGGTAGCGATGATGAAAAGCTGCATAAAAAATTAAACAGTGCCGTATTCCCGGGTAATCAAGGCGGTCCGTTATGCCATGTTATTGCCGGTAAAGCGGTCGCTTTCCAGGAAGCATTACAGCCGGAATTTAAAGCTTACCAGCAACAAGTGCTAAAAAATGCGAACGTAATGGTTAAAGCAATGCAGTCTCGCGGCTATAAGATTGTTTCTAATGGTACGCAGAATCACTTATTCCTGGTTGATCTAATCGATAAAGACATCACGGGTAAAGACGCAGATGCTGCTTTAGGTGATGCATTTATTACGGTTAACAAGAATGCGGTTCCTAATGATCCGCGTTCTCCTTTTGTGACCTCTGGCTTGCGTTTAGGCACACCGGCTATTACCCGCCGTGGCTTTAAAGAAACTGAAGCTGAACAAGTTGCTAACTGGATCTGTGACGTTCTGGACGATATCTCGAACGAGAGCAAAATTTCAGAAGTACGTGAACAAGTAAAAGCGTTATGCGCTAACTTTCCGGTATACGGATAATTACGCACTATCGTTAAACGAGTCGTAAAGCGCACTTAAAGGAGTCAGGCAATGCATTGTCCATTTTGTGGCACACAAGACACCAAGGTTATTGATTCGCGCTTAGTTGCGGATGGCGCCTCGGTACGTCGCCGGCGTGAGTGTAATCATTGCAAGGAGCGCTTTACGACTTTTGAAACGGCTGAACTCATCATGCCGCGGGTTATTAAAACCGATGGCTCGAGAGAACCGTTCAATGAAGATAAGCTCCGCAACGGGTTGTTAAGAGCACTCGAAAAGCGCCCAGTTAGTCTGGAGCTTATGGAACAGGCTATTAATAAAATTAAATCGAGTATCCGTGCGACGGGTGAGCGCGAAATAACCAGTAATTTTATTGGTGGATTGGTTATGGAAAACCTGAAACAAATCGACAAAGTGGCCTATGTAAGGTTTGCTTCCGTTTATCGCTCGTTCGAAGATATTCGAGAGTTTGGCGAAGAAATCGCTCGTTTGAATGATTAAACCGTCGCAACTAAAAGTTGATCACGAAATGATGCATCGTGCCATTGAGTTGGCTCGGCGCGGCATTATGACAACGCGACCTAACCCTGCTGTAGGTTGCGTGATAGCTAAAGACAATAAAATCATTGGTGAAGGCTGGCATCAGCGAGCCGGCGAACCGCACGCAGAAGTTCATGCGTTAAAGCAGGCTGGTGCTGACGCAAAAGGTGCAACGGCTTATGTGACTTTAGAGCCGTGCAGCCACATGGGGCGTACCCCACCATGTGCGAACGCTTTAATTGAAGCGGGCATTGCGCGTGTTGTGGTCGCTATGCATGATCCTAACCCTCGGGTGAGTGGAAATGGCATTAAGCGTTTGCATGAGGCGGATATTGACGTGCTGGTTGGCGTGTTGGAAAAGTCTGCGGAACAGCTGAACCCAGGTTTCTTGTCCAGAATGCGGGAAAACCGTCCTTTCATTACTGTCAAAATGGCGTCGTCGCTGGATGGAAAAACCGCGTTATCAGATGGGCGCAGCCAATGGATAACGGGTCCTCATGCGCGTGCCGACGTTCAATATTGGCGAGCTCAATCCGACTCGATTCTTACTGGCGCGGATACCATTTTAAAAGATGACCCCATGCTGACGGTTCGACAAAACCAGTGGCCAGCGACAAGGCCTTTACCTGAACCGTTAAAACAACCCATACGTATTGTTATAGACAGTCAGAACAGAGTGACCGATGACGCTAAAATTTTTGAGTCACCGGTTCCGGTGTGGTTAATAAGGTCTAAGTCTGGTCAGCCAAGTAAGCATTCACATTGCCATGAAGTTATTGTGAAGACAGCCGCTACCGGGAAAATTGACTTAAGTGCTTTAATGTCGGAGTTGGCAAAGCGCGAAGTGAACCAAATCTGGACCGAATGTGGTGCGTCTTTAGCGGCTGCACTTATACAGGCGGGTTATTGTGACCGCTTGATAATGTACAGTTCAGGTCAGCTACTGGGCAACGCGGCGCGTTCACTCTTTGATATTGACGAGCCGAATACTTTAGACAAAGCGATACGCTTTAAAATAACTGACAGGCGTCAGGTTGGTGATGACCAACGAGTTATCGCAGTACCTCAACTTATGACAGGAAAAGGTTAAGCGTTATGTCATTGCATAGCACAGAAGAGATTATAGAAGACATTCGTCAGGGAAAAATGGTCATCCTGATGGATGATGAAGATCGTGAAAATGAGGGGGACCTTATAATTGCTGCGGAATGCGCGACGCCAGAAGCGATTAACTTTATGGCGCGTTATGGTCGTGGACTTATCTGCTTAACCTTAACTGAAGAGCGTTGTCAGCAACTGAATTTACCGCTGATGGTAGATAAAAATAATGCGCCTTACGCAACAAACTTTACGGTTTCTATTGAAGCGGCGCAAGGAGTCACAACAGGCATTTCAGCAGCTGATCGAGCGAAGACTGTGCTGGATGCAGTGAAAAAGGATGCTAAGCCGGAAGACTTGGTTATGCCGGGACACATTTTCCCATTAAAAGCAAAATCGGGCGGCGTCTTAAATCGCGCAGGGCATACCGAAGCGGGATGCGACTTAGCGCGACTGGCTGGTTTTGAGCCTGCGTCGGTGATTGTAGAAGTACTGAATGAAGACGGTACTATGGCAAGGCGCCCAGATCTTGAAGCCTTTGCAAAACAGCATGATATTAAGGTTGGGACTATTGCCGATTTAATCGAGTACCGCTCAACACAGGAGAAAACCATTGAACGTGTTGCTGAGTGTTCTTTGCCGACCGCATTCGGCGAATTTCATTTGGTGACCTATCAGGATACTATCGATAAACAGGTTCATCAGGCGCTTGTGCACGGTGACATATCGGAAGATAAAGTGACCAATGTGCGCGTGCACTTGCAAGACACTTTCCATGACACTTTCCTTACGGATCGAGCCGCAAAGCGGAGTTGGCCAATTCAGAAAGCAATGTCTTAC comes from Idiomarina sp. X4 and encodes:
- a CDS encoding FecCD family ABC transporter permease — its product is MSRLMKWVLVLTTGIMAISSWHLSQGSSGITLLDWWQSDTLSAYQRTILVDIRLPRLVLALVNGAALGLAGSAMQLLLRNPLAEPGLTGVSAGAALTTVAVLYFGLLPTFSWLLPFIALAGGLAAIIVVVVMAGRYADVNRVILAGVAISSLAGAAMALLLYLAPNPFAFQEWSQWTLGSLANRGWSHVMLMLPLAFAGAVLVLTQTRFLTALTFSEETVVSMGYSYPTRRNLVLIAVALLTGSSVVSVGIIGFVGLLAPHVVRLLGLGHPKQVLFMSALTGAFLVLSIDIFVRLISVGRELPLGVVAAVIGAPLLIFLLVRQKARHAIG
- a CDS encoding ABC transporter ATP-binding protein, with protein sequence MLTIDNVSLKGINRPRLSNVGLSLDSGKLIGLIGPNGAGKSSLLKAIAGVEAASGALLWNRQSLSAMNDNERANTLSYMAQDDTPQWDLTIEEIIDIGLLKKRLPSSERQRRIEKTSETLNLSEFTGHSIQRLSRGELQRVLLARALVSEPELLLCDEPTNALDIYHQLNVLQLLKKQSEKGRLVMMAIHDIPQAAEYCDELVLLDKGRLVCNGQPFEVLTKENLAATFGIHADWICNKRGVAWQPRPL
- the ettA gene encoding energy-dependent translational throttle protein EttA, whose amino-acid sequence is MAQYIYSMSQVSKVVPPKKTILKDISLSFFPGAKIGVLGVNGAGKSTLLRIMAGVDTEYEGEARALSGTQIGYLPQEPELDESKTVKETVEEAVTDVKEALGRLDEIYAAYADENADFDALSKEQGELEALLQAKDGHNIENILERAADALRLPEWDAKIGNLSGGERRRVAICRLLLSKPDMLLLDEPTNHLDAESVAWLERFLHDYTGTVVAITHDRYFLDNVAGWILELDRGYGIPWEGNYSSWLEQKEKRLEQEERAEKARQRTIKQELEWVRTNPKGRQAKSKARLNRFEELQSGDYQKRNETNELFIPPGPRLGDKVIEVNGISKSYEKRQLIDNLSFSVPKGAIVGIIGPNGAGKSTLFRMISGEEKPDSGSIELGETVQLASVDQFRDNMDDKKTVFEEITDGNDILKIGNFEVNGRAYVGRFNFRGTDQQKRIGELSGGERNRVHLAKLLKAGGNVLLLDEPTNDLDVETLRALEEAILEFPGSVMVISHDRWFLDRIATHILDYRDEGEVVFYEGNYSDYEAYMKDKFGEQAMEPHRIKYKPIG
- the glyA gene encoding serine hydroxymethyltransferase produces the protein MLKSEMNIADFDADLWQAMQGEVERQEQHIELIASENYTSPRVMQAQGSQLTNKYAEGYPHKRYYGGCEFVDKVEDLAIERAKELFGAKYANVQPHSGSQANTAAFMALMEAGDTFLGMSLAHGGHLTHGSGVNFSGKLYNAVSYGLDESTGEIDYAEVEKLALEHKPKVIVAGFSAYSGIVDWKKFREIADKVDAYLMVDMAHVAGLIAAGEYPNPVPYAHVVTTTTHKTLAGPRGGLIISGSDDEKLHKKLNSAVFPGNQGGPLCHVIAGKAVAFQEALQPEFKAYQQQVLKNANVMVKAMQSRGYKIVSNGTQNHLFLVDLIDKDITGKDADAALGDAFITVNKNAVPNDPRSPFVTSGLRLGTPAITRRGFKETEAEQVANWICDVLDDISNESKISEVREQVKALCANFPVYG
- the nrdR gene encoding transcriptional regulator NrdR; translation: MHCPFCGTQDTKVIDSRLVADGASVRRRRECNHCKERFTTFETAELIMPRVIKTDGSREPFNEDKLRNGLLRALEKRPVSLELMEQAINKIKSSIRATGEREITSNFIGGLVMENLKQIDKVAYVRFASVYRSFEDIREFGEEIARLND
- the ribD gene encoding bifunctional diaminohydroxyphosphoribosylaminopyrimidine deaminase/5-amino-6-(5-phosphoribosylamino)uracil reductase RibD → MIKPSQLKVDHEMMHRAIELARRGIMTTRPNPAVGCVIAKDNKIIGEGWHQRAGEPHAEVHALKQAGADAKGATAYVTLEPCSHMGRTPPCANALIEAGIARVVVAMHDPNPRVSGNGIKRLHEADIDVLVGVLEKSAEQLNPGFLSRMRENRPFITVKMASSLDGKTALSDGRSQWITGPHARADVQYWRAQSDSILTGADTILKDDPMLTVRQNQWPATRPLPEPLKQPIRIVIDSQNRVTDDAKIFESPVPVWLIRSKSGQPSKHSHCHEVIVKTAATGKIDLSALMSELAKREVNQIWTECGASLAAALIQAGYCDRLIMYSSGQLLGNAARSLFDIDEPNTLDKAIRFKITDRRQVGDDQRVIAVPQLMTGKG
- the ribBA gene encoding bifunctional 3,4-dihydroxy-2-butanone-4-phosphate synthase/GTP cyclohydrolase II encodes the protein MSLHSTEEIIEDIRQGKMVILMDDEDRENEGDLIIAAECATPEAINFMARYGRGLICLTLTEERCQQLNLPLMVDKNNAPYATNFTVSIEAAQGVTTGISAADRAKTVLDAVKKDAKPEDLVMPGHIFPLKAKSGGVLNRAGHTEAGCDLARLAGFEPASVIVEVLNEDGTMARRPDLEAFAKQHDIKVGTIADLIEYRSTQEKTIERVAECSLPTAFGEFHLVTYQDTIDKQVHQALVHGDISEDKVTNVRVHLQDTFHDTFLTDRAAKRSWPIQKAMSYIAENDGVLVIIGRQQTPDDIIAQVKEFEAQDHGEHKPTASASNASRNVGLGSQILADLNIHKMRLMSSPKRYSALSGFGLEVIDFIEDKDG